A single Apodemus sylvaticus chromosome 20, mApoSyl1.1, whole genome shotgun sequence DNA region contains:
- the Dyrk2 gene encoding dual specificity tyrosine-phosphorylation-regulated kinase 2, translated as MLTRKPSAAAPAAYPTGRGGDTAVRQLQASPGIGAGAPRSGVGTGPPSPIALPPLRASNATTTAHTIGGGKHTMNESLHISSHSHGQIQVQQLFEDNSNKRTVLTTQPNGLTTVGKTGLPVVPERQLESIHRRQGSSTSLKSMESVGKVKATPMTPEQAMKQYMQKLTAFEHHEIFSYPEIYFLGPNAKKRQGMTGGPNNGGYDDDQGSYVQVPHDHVAYRYEVLKVIGKGSFGQVVKAYDHKVHQHVALKMVRNEKRFHRQAAEEIRILEHLRKQDKDNTMNVIHMLENFTFRNHICMTFELLSMNLYELIKKNKFQGFSLPLVRKFAHSILQCLDALHKNRIIHCDLKPENILLKQQGRSSIKVIDFGSSCYEHQRVYTYIQSRFYRAPEVILGARYGMPIDMWSLGCILAELLTGYPLLPGEDEGDQLACMIELLGMPSQKLLDASKRAKNFVSSKGYPRYCTVTTLSDGSVVLNGGRSRRGKLRGPPESREWGNALKGCDDPLFLDFLKQCLEWDPAVRMTPGQALRHPWLRRRLPKPPTGEKTAVKRVTESTGAITSISKLPPPSSSASKLRTNLAQMTDANGNIQQRTVLPKLVS; from the exons ATGTTAACCAGGAAACCTTCGGCCGCCGCTCCCGCCGCCTACCCGACCG GCCGAGGAGGGGACACCGCCGTTCGCCAGCTTCAGGCTTCCCCGGGGATCGGCGCGGGGGCTCCCCGAAGCGGAGTGGGGACCGGCCCGCCCTCCCCCATCGCCCTGCCGCCTCTCCGGGCCAGCAACGCTACCACTACAGCTCACACG ATTGGCGGCGGTAAGCACACCATGAATGAGTCCCTCCACATCAGCAGCCACAGCCACGGGCAGATCCAGGTCCAGCAGCTCTTTGAGGATAACAGTAACAAAAGGACCGTGCTCACAACCCAACCCAATGGGCTTACGACGGTGGGCAAGACGGGCTTGCCTGTGGTGCCAGAGCGCCAGTTGGAGAGCATTCACCGACGGCAGGGGAGCTCCACCTCTCTCAAGTCCATGGAGAGCGTGGGGAAGGTAAAAGCCACGCCCATGACCCCCGAACAAGCGATGAAGCAATACATGCAAAAACTCACAGCCTTCGAACACCATGAGATTTTTAGCTACCCTGAAATATACTTCTTGGGTCCAAATGCAAAGAAACGGCAAGGCATGACGGGCGGACCCAACAATGGTGGTTACGACGACGACCAGGGATCGTATGTGCAGGTGCCCCATGATCATGTGGCTTACAGGTACGAGGTCCTCAAGGTCATCGGGAAGGGGAGCTTTGGGCAGGTGGTCAAGGCCTACGACCACAAAGTCCACCAGCACGTGGCCCTGAAGATGGTGCGGAACGAGAAACGCTTCCACCGGCAGGCGGCTGAGGAGATCCGGATCCTGGAACACCTCCGGAAGCAGGACAAGGACAACACCATGAACGTCATCCACATGCTGGAGAACTTCACCTTCCGCAACCACATCTGCATGACGTTCGAGTTGCTCAGCATGAACCTCTACGAGCTCATCAAGAAGAATAAGTTCCAAGGCTTCAGCCTGCCTCTGGTGCGCAAGTTCGCCCACTCGATTCTGCAGTGCTTGGATGCTTTGCACAAGAACAGAATCATCCACTGTGACCTTAAGCCCGAGAACATTTTGTTAAAGCAGCAGGGTCGAAGCAGTATTAAAGTGATTGACTTTGGCTCCAGTTGTTATGAGCACCAGCGCGTCTACACCTACATCCAGTCCCGCTTTTACCGGGCTCCGGAAGTGATCCTTGGAGCCAGGTACGGCATGCCCATTGACATGTGGAGCCTGGGTTGCATCCTGGCGGAACTCCTGACGGGTTACCCCCTCTTGCCTGGGGAGGATGAAGGGGACCAGTTGGCTTGTATGATCGAGCTTTTGGGCATGCCCTCTCAAAAACTCCTGGATGCTTCCAAACGAGCCAAAAATTTCGTGAGTTCCAAGGGTTACCCCCGATACTGCACTGTTACGACTCTTTCGGATGGCTCGGTGGTCCTCAACGGAGGCCGATCCCggagagggaaactgaggggtCCGCCAGAGAGCAGAGAGTGGGGGAACGCACTGAAGGGATGTGACGATCCTCTTTTCCTAGACTTCTTAAAACAGTGTTTGGAGTGGGACCCTGCGGTCCGCATGACCCCGGGCCAGGCTTTGCGGCATCCGTGGCTTAGGAGGCGCCTGCCAAAGCCTCCGACCGGGGAGAAGACAGCGGTGAAGAGGGTCACAGAGAGTACTGGTGCTATCACCTCCATTTCCAAGTTACCTCCACCTTCCAGCTCAGCTTCCAAGCTGAGGACTAATTTGGCACAGATGACAGATGCCAATGGGAATATTCAGCAGAGGACAGTGTTGCCGAAACTCGTTAGCTGA